One stretch of Procambarus clarkii isolate CNS0578487 chromosome 35, FALCON_Pclarkii_2.0, whole genome shotgun sequence DNA includes these proteins:
- the LOC123768563 gene encoding endoglucanase E-4: MTGTILLAIAAAFALLHPGGAKVADVKDISNPCGGTGMGPYDYSQLLCMSFVFYEAQRSGKLPGNQRVTWRGDSALNDGSDVGHDLTGGYYDAGDFVKFGFPQAFTATLLAWGLIDFSSGYNSAGQTNYGKDAVKWATDYFLKCHTGYYELYGQVGDGHIDHNYWGRPEEMTMQRPSYKIDSNNPGSELAAETAAALAAASIVFKSDGSYSNTLLSSAKELYQFADEKRGNYANSIPVVTDFYNSWNGYGDELLWAAAWLYRATGDSNYLNKAKQHWNEFGLGNPPQQFSWDSKAPGAYAVLAMADGDSMFSSALQTYMNNIRNSAPYTPAGLVYLDAWGSNRHAANVAFVAFMAAKLNIDASANHAWGKKQIDYMLGTPLHSFVVGYGNNAPQRPHHAAASCPDEPQTCDPNWAMNQAGANPQTLWGALVGGPSQDDSYSDDRADYQHNEVAIDYNAGFTGALAALVENHSK; the protein is encoded by the exons ATGACAGGAACGATTCTGCTGGCCATCGCTGCGGCCTTCGCCCTCCTCCACCCAG GAGGAGCGAAGGTTGCCGACGTGAAGGACATCTCCAACCCTTGCGGCGGCACTGGAATGGGTCCATATGACTACAGCCAG CTGCTGTGCATGTCGTTCGTGTTCTATGAGGCTCAGCGCTCAGGGAAGCTGCCGGGGAACCAGCGAGTCACCTGGAGAGGCGACTCAGCCCTCAATGACGGCTCTGACGTTGGCCACGACCTCACTGGCGGCTACTACGatg CTGGAGACTTCGTGAAGTTCGGGTTCCCGCAGGCCTTCACCGCGACCTTGCTGGCTTGGGGGCTCATCGACTTCTCTTCTGGATACAACTCTGCCG GTCAGACAAACTATGGTAAAGACGCTGTCAAGTGGGCCACCGACTACTTCCTCAAGTGTCATACCGGTTACTACGAGCTGTAcggccag GTTGGAGATGGACACATCGACCACAACTACTGGGGCCGGCCCGAGGAGATGACCATGCAGCGACCCTCCTACAAGATCGACAGCAACAATCCCG GAAGTGAACTGGCCGCAGAGACCGCTGCCGCCCTGGCTGCCGCCTCCATTGTCTTCAAG AGCGACGGTAGCTACTCCAACACCTTGCTGAGCTCGGCCAAGGAACTATACCAGTTCGCCGACGAGAAGCGCGGAAACTACGCCAATTCCATCCCTGTAGTAACCGACTTCTACAA CTCGTGGAACGGGTACGGAGATGAGTTGTTGTGGGCAGCGGCGTGGCTCTACAGGGCCACCGGAGATTCAAATTACCTCAATAAGGCTAAGCAGCACTGGAACGAATTTGGTCTCGGCAATCCCCCACAGCAGTTCTCCTGGGATTCCAAAGCTCCCGGAGCCTAT GCGGTGCTTGCCATGGCTGACGGCGACTCCATGTTCTCAAGTGCCCTCCAGACCTACATGAACAACATCAGGAACAGCGCGCCCTATACTCCGGCCGGCCTGGTGTACCTCGACGCCTGGGGCTCCAACCGACATGCCGCCAACGTCGCCTTTGTCGCCTTCATG GCCGCCAAGCTGAACATCGACGCCAGCGCTAACCACGCTTGGGGCAAGAAACAGATCGACTACATGCTGGGTACCCCGCTCCACTCCTTCGTGGTGGGCTACGGCAACAACGCCCCTCAGCGCCCCCACCATGCCGCCGC GTCCTGTCCCGACGAGCCTCAGACCTGTGACCCTAACTGGGCCATGAACCAGGCAGGAGCCAACCCGCAGACACTCTGGGGCGCCCTTGTCGGCGGCCCTTCGCAG GACGACTCCTACTCCGACGACCGCGCTGACTACCAGCACAACGAGGTGGCTATCGACTACAACGCTGGCTTCACCGGCGCCCTCGCCGCCCTGGTGGAGAACCACTCCAAGTAG
- the LOC138371424 gene encoding endoglucanase A-like produces MVVWHLHRCSTTVPPAAAMAGVSVNTFLVGVVFLALQRGCEGRTARVEDVANPCEPTGMTPYDYKQLLCMSYVFYEAQRSGKLPADQRLTWRGDSALGDGSDVGLDLTGGYYDAGDFVKFLLPQAFTATLLAWGLVEFAEGHQAAGQTEDAQATLKWATDFLLKCHTGPYEFYGQVGDGHIDHNYWGRPEEMTMQRPSFKIDYDHPGSELAGEAAAALAAASIVFKEADPDYSAEVLAAAKELYTFGDERRETYHVSIPEVQDFYWSWSGYGDELAWGALWLYRATLDDFYLARAKDHWVEFSLQEMPREFSWDYKTLGVYALFATLDEDPLYRETLLEGLNHFQNDFPYTPGGLAFIQFWGSNRHAANVAFISLLAAKLGIDAEVNYEWGASQIDYMLGDTGRSFVVGYGENSPERVHHAAASCPDLPEVCDPDWAMMQPGPNPQTVWGALAGGPNQTDWFLDDREDYVHNEVALDYNAGYTAALAALVELSSAV; encoded by the exons ATGGTTGTGTGGCATCTACACCGCTGCTCCACCACAGTGCCTCCTGCCGCAGCCATGGCCGGAGTGTCCGTCAACACCTTCCTGGTAGGGGTCGTGTTCCTCGCCCTCCAGAGAG GTTGTGAGGGAAGAACAGCCAGAGTGGAGGATGTTGCCAATCCTTGCGAACCTACAGGCATGACTCCCTATGACTATAAACAG TTACTGTGTATGTCGTACGTTTTCTATGAGGCACAGCGCTCAGGCAAGCTTCCCGCTGACCAGCGACTTACTTGGAGGGGAGACTCTGCTCTCGGTGACGGCTCAGATGTGGGCCTTGACCTGACTGGCGGGTACTatgatg CTGGAGACTTTGTCAAGTTTCTCCTCCCACAAGCCTTCACTGCCACCCTCCTGGCTTGGGGTCTGGTGGAGTTTGCTGAGGGCCACCaagctgcag GTCAGACGGAGGACGCTCAAGCTACCCTCAAGTGGGCGACGGATTTTCTTCTGAAGTGTCACACTGGACCCTACGAGTTTTATGGCCAG GTCGGTGACGGCCACATCGACCACAACTACTGGGGCCGGCCCGAGGAGATGACCATGCAGCGACCCTCCTTCAAGATCGACTACGATCATCCCG GCTCGGAGCTCGCGGGCGAGGCAGCAGCCGCCCTCGCCGCCGCCTCCATCGTTTTCAAG GAGGCCGACCCAGACTACTCGGCGGAGGTGCTCGCGGCTGCCAAAGAACTCTACACTTTCGGAGACGAGAGAAGGGAGACTTACCACGTGTCTATCCCAGAGGTCCAGGACTTTTATTG GTCCTGGAGCGGGTACGGAGACGAGCTGGCGTGGGGCGCCCTCTGGCTCTACCGCGCCACTCTCGACGACTTCTACCTGGCCCGCGCCAAGGATCACTGGGTGGAGTTCAGCCTGCAGGAGATGCCGAGGGAGTTCTCCTGGGACTACAAGACGTTGGGCGTCTAT GCTCTGTTCGCCACGCTGGACGAGGACCCGCTCTACAGAGAGACGCTGCTGGAGGGGCTCAACCACTTCCAGAACGACTTCCCGTACACTCCTGGCGGCCTGGCCTTCATACAGTTCTGGGGATCCAACAGACATGCCGCAAACGTCGCCTTCATCTCCCTCCTG GCAGCTAAACTGGGCATCGACGCTGAGGTGAACTACGAGTGGGGAGCCAGCCAGATCGACTACATGCTCGGGGACACCGGACGCTCCTTCGTGGTTGGCTACGGAGAGAACTCCCCAGAGCGGGTCCACCATGCTGCAGC GTCCTGCCCTGACCTGCCGGAGGTGTGTGACCCTGACTGGGCCATGATGCAGCCGGGCCCTAACCCTCAGACGGTGTGGGGCGCCCTGGCTGGCGGCCCTAACCAG ACCGACTGGTTCTTGGACGACCGCGAGGACTACGTTCACAACGAAGTAGCCCTGGACTACAATGCTGGATACACTGCCGCCCTCGCCGCCTTGGTCGAGCTCAGTTCCGCAGTTTAA
- the LOC123768500 gene encoding 1,5-anhydro-D-fructose reductase: MSGREVLLSSGHHMPLLGLGCWQSPADEVAAAVEVALEAGYRHIDTAFLYLNEDSVGAGLHRYLEKSGTPRDKVFVVTKLPLHGMYAGGVEKFLKKSLEALKLSYVDLYLIHLPVGVKGAHDMDTMPKTQDGMIIIDCSTDLIALWKEMEHMVDKGLTKSIGVSNFSVKQIRKLCAISRIQPAVQQVELHVHFQQREMQEFCRAQNIVVTAYGPLGSPGRQVEKGMDTLPRLLDDPVVRLVAERHGVSTAQVLIRFLIQQGIVAIPKSTNPQRIKVNGEVWSFTLSEMEMAALTSLDKGESGRSFTFANFPGMSEHPEFPLPLSS; this comes from the exons ATGTCAGGAAGAGAGGTGTTGTTGAGCTCAGGACACCACATGCCCCTCCTGGGACTGGGGTGTTGGCAG TCGCCGGCGGACGAGGTGGCAGCGGCCGTAGAGGTCGCCCTGGAGGCCGGGTACCGCCACATCGACACTGCCTTCCTCTACCTCAACGAAGACTCCGTCGGAGCGGGTCTTCACCGCTACTTGGAGAAGAGCGGCACGCCCCGGGACAAGGTCTTTGTGGTCACTAAG CTGCCGCTGCACGGGATGTACGCCGGAGGGGTGGAGAAGTTCCTGAAGAAGTCCTTGGAGGCGCTGAAGCTCTCCTACGTTGACCTATACCTGATCCACCTGCCTGTGGGGGTCAAGGGCGCGCACGATATGGATACCATGCCCAAGACTCAAGATGGAATGATAATTATTGACTGTTCCACCGACCTCATCGCTCTGTggaag GAGATGGAGCACATGGTTGACAAGGGGCTGACCAAGTCTATCGGAGTGTCTAACTTCTCCGTCAAGCAGATACGGAAGTTATGCGCCATCTCCAGGATCCAGCCAGCTGTGCAGCAG gtagagctgcacgtCCACTTCCAGCAGCGGGAGATGCAGGAGTTCTGTCGGGCCCAGAACATCGTGGTGACCGCCTACGGCCCTCTGGGCTCCCCCGGCAGGCAGGTCGAGAAGGG GATGGACACGCTGCCACGACTCTTGGACGACCCCGTGGTGAGGCTGGTGGCTGAACGACACGGGGTCTCCACGGCCCAGGTCCTCATCCGCTTCCTCATCCAGCAAGGAATCGTTGCCATCCCGAAATCCACCAACCCCCAGCGCATTAAGGTCAACggcgag GTGTGGAGCTTCACGCTGTCGGAGATGGAGATGGCCGCCCTGACATCCTTGGATAAGGGAGAGTCCGGACGATCCTTCACCTTCGCTAACTTTCCCGG AATGTCTGAACATCCAGAGTTTCCGCTACCACTCTCGTCGTAG